A genomic region of Nostoc sp. UHCC 0702 contains the following coding sequences:
- the nadD gene encoding nicotinate (nicotinamide) nucleotide adenylyltransferase yields MRQLAIFGGTFDPVHWGHLVVAQAALYQLPLEKVIWVPSGNPPHKKAVSFEHRLEMLRIATRENPAFTVSLVEGNRAGNSYAINTLLDLSTFYPNTHWYWIVGLDTFQTLPRWYRGQELAQMCDWLIAPRQVGGENITQSELICKQVEQKLVHKSDSIHWQFLNIPLVGVSSSLIRQRASDRSLNAIRYLVPEAVRSYITAHNLYSDNPE; encoded by the coding sequence ATGCGACAATTAGCAATTTTTGGTGGCACATTTGATCCTGTTCATTGGGGGCACTTGGTCGTAGCCCAGGCAGCTTTGTATCAATTACCTTTAGAAAAGGTAATTTGGGTGCCATCAGGAAATCCTCCTCATAAAAAAGCGGTTTCCTTTGAGCATCGACTGGAAATGCTGCGAATAGCTACAAGAGAAAATCCGGCGTTTACGGTTTCCCTGGTAGAGGGAAATCGCGCTGGAAATTCCTATGCCATTAATACTTTGCTCGATTTATCTACTTTTTACCCAAATACTCATTGGTACTGGATTGTGGGTTTGGATACCTTCCAAACCTTGCCACGTTGGTATCGTGGACAGGAACTAGCACAAATGTGTGATTGGTTAATCGCACCCCGACAGGTAGGTGGTGAGAATATAACTCAAAGCGAGTTGATCTGCAAGCAAGTAGAGCAAAAACTCGTTCATAAGTCAGATTCTATCCACTGGCAATTCCTGAATATACCCTTAGTGGGTGTTTCGTCAAGTCTAATTCGTCAACGAGCGAGCGATCGCTCGCTCAACGCTATTCGTTATTTAGTCCCAGAAGCCGTTAGGTCATACATCACAGCCCACAACCTCTACTCAGATAATCCTGAATAA
- a CDS encoding type I glyceraldehyde-3-phosphate dehydrogenase, which yields MIRVAINGFGRIGRNFARCWVGRQNSRIDLVAINDTSDPRTNAHLLKYDSMLGKLKDVDISADDNSIIINGKTVKCVSDRNPENLPWKEWEIDLIIEATGVFTSKEGALKHVNAGAKKVLITAPGKNEDGTFVIGVNHHDYDHNIHHIISNASCTTNCLAPIAKVINEKFGIIKGTMTTTHSYTGDQRLLDASHRDVRRARAAAINIVPTSTGAAKAVALVIPDLKGKLNGVALRVPTPNVSMVDFVVQVEKRTITEEVNQALKDAAEGPLKGILDYSELQLVSSDYQGSDASSIIDASLTMVLGNDLVKVMAWYDNEWGYSQRVLDLAELVAQKWQ from the coding sequence GTGATTAGAGTCGCAATTAACGGTTTCGGGCGCATCGGACGTAACTTTGCACGCTGCTGGGTGGGTAGACAGAATAGCAGAATTGATCTTGTTGCTATTAATGACACATCTGACCCGAGAACGAATGCTCACCTCCTCAAGTATGATTCAATGCTAGGGAAGTTAAAGGATGTTGACATTTCTGCCGATGATAACTCTATCATCATTAACGGGAAGACCGTTAAGTGCGTATCTGATCGTAATCCAGAAAACTTGCCTTGGAAAGAGTGGGAAATTGACTTAATTATCGAAGCAACTGGAGTATTTACCAGCAAGGAAGGCGCACTCAAACATGTGAATGCTGGTGCCAAGAAGGTTCTAATTACAGCCCCAGGTAAAAATGAGGATGGTACTTTTGTAATCGGCGTGAATCATCACGACTATGACCACAACATACACCACATCATCAGTAACGCCAGCTGTACAACCAACTGTTTGGCTCCCATTGCCAAGGTGATAAACGAAAAATTCGGGATCATCAAAGGCACGATGACCACCACCCACAGCTATACCGGCGACCAGCGCTTACTAGACGCTTCTCACCGAGATGTACGTCGGGCTAGGGCAGCAGCTATTAATATTGTGCCGACCTCTACTGGTGCAGCAAAAGCAGTGGCCCTGGTTATCCCCGACCTCAAAGGTAAGCTGAATGGTGTGGCTTTACGTGTACCGACCCCGAACGTTTCAATGGTAGATTTCGTGGTTCAGGTTGAGAAGCGTACTATTACGGAAGAAGTTAACCAAGCTCTTAAAGATGCTGCTGAAGGGCCACTCAAAGGTATTTTGGACTACAGCGAACTCCAACTAGTATCGTCTGATTATCAAGGTAGTGACGCTTCTTCAATTATTGATGCTAGCTTGACTATGGTTCTGGGCAATGACCTAGTGAAAGTCATGGCATGGTATGACAACGAATGGGGTTACAGCCAGCGAGTTTTGGATTTGGCTGAACTGGTAGCCCAAAAGTGGCAATAA
- a CDS encoding GerMN domain-containing protein: MTDQQGSKRISSGVIAAVSAAVVAVSGGVAWMTWNNASNPPTTSNPPEKVTNPNPKQGQPSTTQPDKQQTANIYWLRPKEKSVDLVPQPVQIAATQPNQVLEKAFQSLLEGPSEGTDSTTIPKGTKLLGLKVENKEVHVNLSEDFTNGGGSTSMIARVGQVVYTATTLDPNAKVYISVNGKQLDVLGGEGVELEQPLTRESFKENYPL; encoded by the coding sequence ATGACAGACCAACAAGGATCTAAACGTATTTCTTCAGGTGTGATTGCAGCTGTCTCAGCAGCGGTTGTAGCAGTAAGTGGCGGTGTAGCTTGGATGACCTGGAATAATGCCAGCAACCCCCCTACAACGTCAAACCCCCCTGAAAAAGTAACCAATCCCAATCCCAAACAGGGGCAACCATCAACTACGCAACCTGATAAACAGCAAACTGCTAATATTTATTGGCTCAGACCAAAAGAAAAAAGTGTTGATTTGGTTCCCCAACCAGTTCAAATCGCCGCTACACAGCCCAACCAAGTTTTAGAAAAAGCTTTCCAAAGCTTGTTAGAAGGCCCATCAGAAGGAACAGATTCTACTACCATCCCTAAAGGAACAAAATTGCTGGGGCTAAAGGTAGAAAATAAAGAAGTTCATGTTAATTTATCTGAAGATTTTACCAATGGTGGTGGTAGTACCTCAATGATCGCCCGCGTGGGGCAAGTTGTTTACACTGCCACAACTTTAGATCCCAACGCCAAAGTGTACATTAGTGTCAACGGCAAACAGTTAGATGTTTTAGGTGGCGAAGGCGTGGAATTAGAACAACCATTGACTCGTGAAAGCTTTAAGGAAAATTATCCACTTTAG
- a CDS encoding thiamine-phosphate kinase, with protein MTKQVKDIGEQGLLERLQRFCPPEMIGDDAAVLVTAPEQSLVVTTDLLIDGVHFSDVTTSPEDAGWRSAAANLSDLAAMGATPLGITVGLGLPGEVSVNWVERLYQGMTECLQKYNTAIVGGDVVRSPVTTLAITAFGQANPHRIIRRSAAVVGDAIVVTGVHGASHAGLQLLLHPEFKQNLNNTKYNALITAHQRPQPRLDVLPILWEILTPHSPPSIAGMDSSDGLADAILQICRASGVGAVLEHRQIPLPEAFDDWLTEQQALEYALYGGEDFELVLCLPKELANTLVQKLGQGAAIVGTITAESKVLLHDQHQKFPDQVLSLSQGFQHFSQ; from the coding sequence ATGACTAAACAAGTTAAAGATATTGGCGAACAAGGTCTTTTAGAAAGGTTACAGCGTTTCTGCCCCCCAGAAATGATTGGGGATGATGCAGCAGTACTTGTAACCGCACCAGAACAATCTTTAGTGGTGACAACAGATTTGTTGATTGATGGGGTGCATTTTAGTGATGTCACCACTTCTCCAGAAGATGCTGGTTGGCGATCTGCTGCTGCCAATTTATCAGATTTAGCAGCAATGGGGGCGACTCCACTAGGAATTACTGTTGGACTAGGTTTACCTGGTGAAGTTAGTGTGAATTGGGTTGAGCGCTTGTACCAAGGAATGACTGAATGCCTACAAAAATACAATACCGCGATTGTGGGTGGTGATGTCGTGCGATCGCCCGTGACTACCTTGGCAATTACCGCTTTTGGTCAAGCTAATCCTCATAGAATTATCCGCCGTTCTGCTGCTGTTGTCGGGGATGCGATCGTTGTCACAGGTGTTCACGGAGCCTCCCACGCTGGCTTACAATTGCTCTTACATCCCGAATTCAAACAAAACCTCAACAATACAAAATACAATGCTCTAATCACAGCCCACCAGCGTCCACAACCGCGATTAGATGTCTTACCAATCTTGTGGGAAATTTTAACTCCCCACTCCCCACCCTCCATCGCTGGAATGGATAGCAGCGATGGTTTAGCAGATGCTATTTTGCAAATTTGCCGCGCTAGTGGCGTTGGTGCTGTCTTAGAACACAGGCAAATCCCCTTACCAGAAGCTTTTGATGACTGGCTTACAGAACAGCAAGCACTAGAATATGCCCTCTACGGTGGCGAAGACTTTGAATTAGTCCTGTGCTTACCCAAAGAACTAGCAAACACATTAGTACAAAAGCTTGGTCAAGGCGCAGCTATTGTAGGAACTATCACAGCCGAATCAAAAGTACTATTGCACGACCAACATCAAAAATTCCCTGACCAAGTTCTCAGCCTCAGCCAGGGATTTCAACATTTTAGTCAGTAG
- a CDS encoding proline--tRNA ligase — MRLSQILFVTLRDDPADAEIPSHKLLLRAGYIRRIGSGIYAYLPLMWRVLQKVSQIVREEMNATGAQECLLPQLQPADLWKESGRWDTYTKAEGIMFSLIDRREQQLGLGPTHEEVITAIARDMIRSYRQLPLHLYQLQTKFRDEIRPRFGLMRGREFIMKDGYSFHVDSASLKETYDDMYKAYSNMLRRSGLAFRAVEADSGAIGGSGSTEFMVLAEAGEDEVLYTEDGKYAANVEKAVSLSADAEPSPFTTYEKRHTPGTETIEKLCQLLKCSPTQVVKNVLYQTVYDNGITLLVLVSIRGDQEVNEVKLQNELTKIAANYGAKSIIALDVPNQETQQTWTAKSLPLGYIAPDIGDEYITANKQIHSQFLRLVDETTVDLKNFVTGSNETDYHVVGANWGEQFQIPQIEVDVRKARPGDRAIHNPEQTLQSARGIEVGHIFQLGTKYSEAMGATYTSEQGEEKPLFMGCYGVGVSRLAQSAVEQSYDKDGIIWPVAIAPYHAIVTIPNINDAQQVEIAEKLYTQLNQAGIETLLDDRDERAGVKFKDADLIGIPYRIVTGRAIANGKVEVVERATRKSQEIPIDEVVTILKNWITAAIEVKN, encoded by the coding sequence ATGCGACTGTCACAAATTTTATTCGTTACACTCCGGGATGATCCAGCTGATGCTGAGATTCCTAGCCATAAATTATTACTCCGTGCAGGTTACATTCGTCGCATCGGTAGCGGTATTTATGCATATCTGCCGCTGATGTGGCGGGTACTGCAAAAGGTCTCCCAAATTGTCAGGGAAGAAATGAATGCCACAGGCGCACAAGAATGTCTCCTTCCCCAATTACAACCAGCTGATTTATGGAAGGAGTCGGGACGCTGGGACACCTACACGAAAGCTGAAGGTATCATGTTTTCCCTCATTGACCGCCGAGAACAACAATTAGGACTAGGGCCAACTCATGAGGAAGTGATCACAGCGATCGCTCGTGATATGATTCGCTCTTACCGCCAATTACCGCTGCATCTCTACCAACTACAAACTAAATTCCGCGATGAAATTCGCCCCCGCTTTGGTTTGATGCGCGGACGAGAATTCATCATGAAGGACGGCTATTCTTTCCATGTGGATTCAGCTAGCCTCAAGGAAACTTACGATGATATGTACAAAGCCTACAGCAATATGCTGCGGCGTTCTGGTCTAGCTTTCCGGGCTGTAGAAGCTGATTCTGGTGCAATTGGTGGTTCTGGTTCCACAGAATTTATGGTGTTGGCGGAAGCTGGTGAAGACGAAGTTCTCTACACTGAAGATGGTAAATATGCCGCTAACGTCGAAAAAGCTGTTTCTTTAAGCGCTGATGCCGAACCTTCACCGTTTACAACCTATGAAAAACGCCATACACCAGGGACAGAAACCATTGAAAAGCTTTGTCAACTATTGAAATGTTCTCCCACCCAAGTGGTGAAAAATGTTCTTTACCAAACAGTTTATGACAATGGAATCACGCTTTTGGTTCTCGTGAGCATTCGCGGCGATCAAGAAGTAAATGAAGTCAAGTTGCAAAATGAATTGACTAAAATAGCTGCTAATTACGGTGCTAAATCTATTATTGCTTTGGATGTGCCAAATCAGGAAACGCAGCAAACATGGACAGCGAAATCTCTACCTTTAGGCTATATTGCTCCTGATATTGGCGATGAATATATTACTGCCAATAAACAAATTCATTCTCAGTTTTTACGGTTGGTGGATGAAACAACAGTTGATTTAAAAAACTTCGTTACAGGCTCTAATGAAACTGACTATCACGTAGTTGGTGCTAATTGGGGTGAGCAATTTCAAATACCACAAATTGAAGTTGATGTGCGGAAAGCTAGACCAGGCGATCGCGCCATCCATAACCCTGAACAAACTTTACAAAGCGCTCGCGGCATTGAAGTTGGTCACATCTTCCAATTGGGTACTAAATATTCCGAAGCGATGGGAGCAACTTATACCAGTGAGCAGGGTGAAGAAAAGCCTTTATTCATGGGTTGCTATGGTGTGGGCGTGTCAAGATTGGCACAATCTGCGGTTGAGCAATCTTACGATAAAGATGGCATTATTTGGCCGGTAGCGATCGCACCTTATCACGCAATTGTGACAATTCCTAACATTAATGATGCTCAACAAGTGGAAATTGCCGAAAAACTTTACACTCAACTCAATCAAGCAGGAATTGAAACTTTACTCGATGACCGCGATGAAAGAGCAGGGGTAAAATTCAAAGACGCTGATTTAATTGGTATACCTTATAGAATTGTCACGGGACGAGCGATCGCTAATGGTAAAGTCGAAGTTGTAGAAAGAGCAACGCGGAAATCTCAAGAAATCCCCATTGATGAAGTGGTAACTATACTCAAAAACTGGATTACGGCGGCAATAGAGGTTAAAAATTAA
- the accB gene encoding acetyl-CoA carboxylase biotin carboxyl carrier protein — protein MPLDFNEIRQLLTTIAQTDIAEVTLKSEDFELTVRKAVSNQIVSVGQAALSSVVGSGLTSVPPIASQVAPPLVSEVETSRVTESAVAISGVQLPGSSAKIDKKWVEVPSPMVGTFYRAPAPSEAAFVELGDRVRNGQTVCIIEAMKLMNEIETEVSGQVMEILVENGEPVEYGQPLMRINPD, from the coding sequence GTGCCATTGGACTTTAATGAAATCCGCCAACTGCTAACCACTATTGCACAAACTGATATTGCAGAAGTAACGCTCAAAAGTGAGGACTTTGAACTAACAGTCCGTAAAGCCGTTAGCAATCAGATTGTGTCGGTTGGTCAAGCAGCGTTAAGTAGTGTGGTTGGTTCGGGATTGACATCGGTTCCACCAATTGCCAGTCAGGTAGCACCACCTCTGGTCTCAGAGGTGGAAACAAGTCGTGTAACAGAAAGTGCTGTGGCAATTTCTGGTGTACAATTACCAGGAAGTTCTGCAAAAATCGATAAAAAATGGGTAGAAGTGCCTTCTCCAATGGTGGGAACGTTTTATCGCGCTCCTGCGCCAAGTGAAGCAGCATTTGTGGAACTGGGCGATCGCGTCCGTAATGGTCAAACAGTTTGTATCATCGAAGCTATGAAGCTGATGAATGAAATCGAGACTGAGGTATCTGGACAAGTGATGGAAATTCTCGTAGAAAATGGCGAACCTGTAGAATATGGTCAACCTTTGATGAGAATTAACCCTGATTAA
- a CDS encoding helix-turn-helix transcriptional regulator: MRQTLPVPQEVVQQIAEYFSLLSEPMRLRLLHLLRDEEKCVQELVEATQTSQANVSKHLKVMWQAGILSRRSEGTSAYYRVEDEMIFELCNRVCDRLATRLEQQAHSFRVLNTKF; this comes from the coding sequence ATGAGACAAACGTTGCCTGTACCACAAGAAGTTGTGCAACAAATAGCCGAATACTTCAGCTTGTTAAGTGAGCCGATGCGTCTGAGGCTGTTGCACTTATTACGGGATGAAGAAAAATGCGTGCAAGAATTGGTAGAGGCAACGCAAACTTCACAGGCAAATGTGTCTAAACATCTCAAGGTAATGTGGCAAGCAGGAATCCTTAGCCGCCGCAGTGAAGGAACAAGTGCTTACTACCGGGTGGAAGATGAAATGATTTTTGAATTATGCAATCGGGTTTGCGATCGCCTCGCCACAAGGCTAGAACAGCAAGCCCATAGCTTTCGGGTGCTGAATACCAAATTTTAG
- a CDS encoding UDP-N-acetylmuramate--L-alanine ligase — MTNSVDFGGRPFHFIGIGGIGMSALAYLLVKRNLPVSGSDIRPNHITRHLEAIGSHIFPQQEASNFDFFLSDATTTNGVELNSKTELSAASAAKLPQVICSTAINKSNLEYKAAVELGCPIFHRSDVLAALIADYYSIAVAGTHGKTTTSCMIGYMLLQAGLDPTILVGGEVNAWEGNARFGQSQYLVAEADESDGSLVKHAPEIGIITNIELDHPDHYDTLEQVIDTFQEFAAGCKTLIGSIDCTTVRDRLKPTISYSLHSDTDADYTVSNVDYRADGTTALVWERGKALGVLKLRLLSRHNLSNALAAVAVGRVLGLEFGEIAKGIATFEGARRRFEFRGEVDGITFIDDYAHHPSEIRATLAAARLQARPGQRVVAIFQPHRYSRTLTFLEEFAESFAHADLVVLTDIYSAGEANLGQISGERLALEVAKHHSQVVYQPTLPKVGEFLLQTLRPGDLALFLGAGNLNQIIPEVITTLCEPAKATS, encoded by the coding sequence ATGACTAATTCTGTAGACTTTGGCGGTAGACCATTTCATTTCATTGGGATTGGTGGTATAGGTATGTCTGCTCTGGCATATTTACTGGTAAAGCGCAATTTACCAGTTTCCGGTTCAGATATTCGTCCTAATCACATTACGCGACACTTAGAAGCCATCGGCTCACATATTTTTCCTCAACAAGAAGCCAGTAATTTTGATTTCTTCCTTTCGGATGCAACTACTACTAATGGAGTAGAGTTAAACTCCAAAACAGAATTATCTGCTGCTTCGGCAGCGAAACTGCCCCAAGTCATTTGCTCAACAGCAATCAACAAAAGCAATTTGGAATATAAGGCAGCGGTAGAATTAGGCTGCCCAATTTTTCATCGTTCTGATGTTCTAGCCGCCTTAATTGCTGATTATTACAGCATCGCAGTAGCAGGGACTCATGGCAAAACAACCACAAGTTGCATGATTGGTTATATGCTACTGCAAGCTGGGTTAGACCCGACGATTCTTGTAGGTGGCGAAGTAAATGCTTGGGAAGGCAATGCTAGATTTGGGCAAAGTCAGTATTTGGTAGCTGAGGCAGATGAATCAGATGGTTCTTTGGTAAAACATGCCCCTGAAATTGGCATTATTACCAATATTGAACTCGATCATCCTGACCATTACGACACATTAGAGCAAGTTATTGACACCTTCCAAGAATTTGCTGCTGGTTGTAAAACTTTAATCGGTAGTATTGATTGTACAACAGTACGCGATCGCCTAAAACCAACAATCAGCTACAGCTTACACTCAGATACCGATGCTGACTACACTGTGAGCAATGTGGACTATCGGGCTGATGGCACAACAGCTTTAGTTTGGGAACGTGGCAAAGCCTTGGGCGTATTAAAATTGCGCCTGCTCAGTCGGCATAACCTGAGTAATGCCCTAGCAGCAGTGGCTGTTGGTCGAGTGCTGGGCTTAGAATTTGGAGAAATTGCCAAAGGTATTGCCACATTTGAAGGAGCAAGACGCCGCTTTGAGTTCCGGGGTGAAGTTGATGGCATTACTTTCATCGATGACTATGCCCACCATCCCAGTGAAATTCGTGCTACTTTAGCTGCTGCACGCCTGCAAGCAAGACCAGGACAAAGAGTGGTGGCGATTTTCCAACCTCATCGCTATAGTCGTACACTCACCTTTTTAGAAGAATTTGCCGAATCTTTTGCCCATGCTGATTTAGTTGTCCTGACAGATATTTACAGTGCAGGCGAAGCTAATTTAGGTCAAATTAGCGGTGAACGGTTGGCATTAGAAGTCGCTAAACACCACTCACAAGTGGTTTATCAGCCAACTTTACCGAAGGTGGGCGAGTTCTTGCTGCAAACACTGCGCCCTGGAGACTTAGCGCTGTTTCTGGGTGCTGGGAATTTGAATCAAATAATTCCGGAAGTAATTACAACTCTTTGTGAGCCTGCTAAAGCCACATCTTAG
- a CDS encoding peptidylprolyl isomerase: MFNFLKSWLKNSLMAILLVTIFLGINTAGWTPASHAALPSGNAITDGRALLRYALPIDNKPVRQLQASLEDISNQLRANKRWGAVSKDLSKAAKILDKPSQILASVPLDRQSQAEAWINDLKSGVNALEELVKTKDKGQILEGRSKLLNIVSLLEESMVKGFPYEVPGEYSNLPQLKGRATIEIKTNKGDLTLVVDGYSAPVTAGNFVDLVQRGFYNGLEFTRSEESYVLQTGDPPGKEQGFIDPTTGKYRAIPLEVLAEGDKKPTYGITLEEAGRYLDMPVLPFSAFGALAMARPESEVNGGSSQVFFFLFEPELTPAGRNLLDGRYSVFGYLIEGKEILDKLKAGDKIESATVVQGIENLVEPQAA; the protein is encoded by the coding sequence ATGTTTAACTTCTTAAAATCCTGGCTGAAGAACAGCCTAATGGCAATACTGTTGGTAACAATATTTTTAGGCATAAATACAGCTGGCTGGACTCCTGCAAGTCACGCCGCTTTGCCATCGGGAAATGCAATCACTGATGGTAGAGCTTTGTTGCGGTATGCACTCCCGATAGATAATAAGCCTGTGCGGCAACTGCAAGCTAGTCTAGAAGACATCTCCAACCAATTGCGGGCGAATAAGCGATGGGGTGCTGTCTCTAAAGACCTCAGCAAAGCCGCCAAGATTCTCGATAAACCTTCCCAAATCCTAGCAAGCGTTCCTCTTGACCGCCAGTCCCAAGCAGAAGCTTGGATTAATGATTTAAAATCAGGCGTGAATGCTCTAGAAGAATTGGTGAAAACCAAAGACAAAGGACAAATTCTCGAAGGCAGAAGCAAACTGCTAAATATCGTTAGTCTCTTGGAAGAGTCGATGGTGAAGGGATTCCCCTATGAAGTCCCTGGAGAGTACAGTAACTTACCCCAACTCAAAGGTCGTGCCACCATAGAAATCAAAACCAACAAAGGTGACTTGACTTTAGTAGTTGATGGTTACAGCGCTCCTGTCACTGCTGGTAACTTTGTCGATTTGGTGCAGCGGGGTTTTTATAATGGCTTAGAGTTCACTCGTTCTGAAGAATCTTACGTGCTGCAAACAGGAGATCCTCCAGGCAAAGAACAGGGCTTTATTGACCCAACAACGGGCAAATACCGTGCTATTCCTTTAGAAGTCCTCGCAGAAGGCGATAAAAAACCTACATACGGCATTACTCTTGAAGAAGCTGGACGTTACCTTGATATGCCAGTTTTGCCGTTCTCTGCTTTTGGTGCTTTAGCAATGGCACGTCCTGAAAGTGAAGTCAATGGGGGTTCGTCGCAAGTTTTCTTCTTTTTGTTTGAACCGGAACTTACCCCCGCCGGACGAAATTTGTTGGATGGTCGCTATTCAGTTTTCGGTTATCTAATTGAGGGCAAAGAAATTTTGGATAAACTAAAGGCTGGCGACAAAATTGAATCAGCAACTGTCGTTCAGGGAATAGAAAACTTAGTTGAACCACAAGCAGCATAG
- the efp gene encoding elongation factor P translates to MISSNDFRPGVSIVLDGTVWRVVEFLHVKPGKGSAFVRTKLKNVQNGSVVEKTFRAGETVPQATLEKSTMQHTYKEGDEYVFMDMETYEEGRLSAAQIGDRVKYLKEGMEANVIRWGEQVLEVELPNSVVLQVIETDPGVKGDTATGGTKPAKVETGATVMVPLFISQGERIKIDTRDDKYIGRE, encoded by the coding sequence ATGATCTCTAGTAACGATTTTCGACCTGGTGTCTCAATTGTCTTAGATGGGACTGTATGGCGAGTGGTAGAGTTTCTCCACGTTAAGCCAGGTAAGGGTTCAGCGTTTGTGCGGACAAAGCTGAAAAATGTCCAGAATGGCAGCGTTGTGGAAAAAACCTTCCGAGCTGGGGAAACTGTGCCCCAAGCTACTCTAGAAAAAAGCACGATGCAGCATACCTATAAAGAAGGCGATGAGTATGTCTTTATGGATATGGAAACCTACGAAGAAGGTAGATTAAGTGCAGCCCAAATTGGCGATCGCGTTAAATACCTTAAAGAAGGTATGGAAGCCAACGTGATTCGTTGGGGTGAGCAAGTATTAGAAGTGGAATTACCAAACTCTGTAGTCTTGCAAGTAATAGAAACAGATCCTGGTGTAAAAGGTGACACTGCTACAGGTGGTACTAAACCGGCGAAGGTAGAAACTGGTGCAACTGTAATGGTTCCCTTATTTATTTCCCAAGGGGAACGCATTAAAATTGATACCCGCGATGATAAATACATAGGCAGGGAATAG
- a CDS encoding Uma2 family endonuclease encodes MVTTPLTSITFEEYLTYDDGNGSHYELVDGRLELMNPPTIQHFLITKFLEQNLDAEIKRLGSPWLCFRETGVRTGVNKSRLTDLCVVKLEQARELLNVSAVFQSPPLLIVEVVSPESVKRDYRHKRSEYAAFEVPEYWIVDPLRAKISVLLLEEGLYEETVFTDNQEVVSRTFPELAIAVEQVFNAGNLD; translated from the coding sequence ATGGTAACAACACCTTTAACCAGCATTACCTTTGAAGAATATTTAACTTATGATGATGGTAACGGTTCTCATTACGAATTGGTGGATGGCAGATTAGAGCTAATGAACCCACCTACTATTCAACATTTTCTGATTACTAAGTTTCTAGAGCAAAATCTAGATGCAGAAATTAAGCGGTTAGGCTCTCCTTGGCTGTGTTTTCGGGAAACTGGGGTGAGAACGGGTGTCAATAAATCTAGGTTGACTGACTTGTGTGTAGTGAAGCTGGAGCAAGCAAGAGAATTGCTCAATGTTTCAGCAGTATTTCAATCACCCCCCTTACTGATTGTAGAGGTGGTCAGTCCAGAGTCGGTGAAACGGGACTATCGCCATAAGCGATCTGAATATGCAGCCTTCGAGGTTCCTGAATATTGGATTGTAGACCCACTGCGAGCAAAAATTTCAGTGTTATTGCTGGAAGAAGGATTATACGAAGAAACAGTTTTTACCGATAACCAGGAAGTGGTATCACGGACTTTTCCAGAATTAGCGATCGCAGTTGAGCAGGTATTTAACGCCGGAAATCTTGATTAA